One Gossypium raimondii isolate GPD5lz chromosome 3, ASM2569854v1, whole genome shotgun sequence genomic window carries:
- the LOC105796581 gene encoding uncharacterized protein LOC105796581 yields the protein MSENQKPQSHQNLPSSPNKSIPEIESNAASDFSAHQRVRFPNPPDLTNPDPSTLRDQWRYAIRQYSRWYSHAWGTAILAGVSFFALGWVIKGSNPLPSFNSDKNKNDSDTNKNDNSK from the coding sequence ATGTCAGAAAATCAGAAGCCTCAGTCCCATCAAAACCTCCCTTCttctcctaataaatcaatCCCAGAAATCGAAAGCAACGCCGCCTCTGATTTCTCGGCCCATCAAAGGGTCCGTTTCCCCAACCCACCCGACCTCACTAACCCTGACCCTTCTACCCTACGAGATCAATGGAGGTACGCCATCCGGCAGTACAGTCGTTGGTACTCTCACGCCTGGGGCACCGCTATTCTTGCTGGGGTTTCCTTTTTTGCCCTCGGTTGGGTCATCAAAGGCTCTAATCCCCTCCCCTCTTTCAACTCCGACAAGAACAAAAATGACTCCGACACTAACAAAAATGACAATAGCAAGTGA